In the genome of Eriocheir sinensis breed Jianghai 21 unplaced genomic scaffold, ASM2467909v1 Scaffold258, whole genome shotgun sequence, one region contains:
- the LOC126991307 gene encoding uncharacterized protein LOC126991307, with product MAQSLVAVWYMSVQDMMEGLVTAILLVMVTGSARAVEVVFLTGSERAVEVVMVTGSARAVEVVFLTGSERAVEVVMVTGSARAVEVVMVTVVEVVVLVIEEGLDVLHAVVSLCGGGSHERRLVSCPV from the exons atggCACAGTCTCTGGTGGCTGTGTGGTACATGTCTGTACAGGATATGATGGAGGGGCTGGTGACGGCGatattgttggtgatggtgacggggtcggcgagggcggtggag gtggtgttcttgacagggtcggagagggcggtggaggtggtgatggtgacggggtcggcgagggcggtggaggtggtgttcttgacagggtcggagagggcggtggaggtggtgatggtgacggggtcggcgagggcggtggaggtggtgatggtgacggtggtggaggtggtggtgttggtgatagagGAGGGGTTGGATGTCCTGCATGCGGTTGTGTCCTTGTGCGGTGGAGGATCACACGAACGGCGTTTGGTGTCATGTCCAGTATAG